From Vigna unguiculata cultivar IT97K-499-35 chromosome 5, ASM411807v1, whole genome shotgun sequence, the proteins below share one genomic window:
- the LOC114185826 gene encoding cyclin-dependent protein kinase inhibitor SMR3-like — MHFKRRMSNPEFLTNDGKESDFQILKRPMLEFQTENIETSSSSKPRYSRSIQDRDEEKEENQQICRVTVRRQDDSASSSEEKLKEEEDEENDGFKTPTSLDHKISVPSQCPPAPRKTKPSLKRKASCFNHCRHPLDLSKEVFELLFPTQQSTKKVRRQDHQ, encoded by the coding sequence ATGCACTTCAAAAGGAGAATGTCAAATCCAGAGTTCCTCACCAATGATGGCAAAGAGAGCGATTTCCAGATTCTGAAGAGACCCATGTTGGAGTTCCAAACTGAGAACATCGAAACCAGTTCTTCTTCCAAACCTAGGTATTCACGAAGCATCCAAGATAGAgatgaagagaaagaagaaaatcaaCAGATCTGTAGAGTAACAGTTCGCAGACAAGATGATTCAGCATCATCATCAGAAGAAAAACTgaaagaggaggaagatgaagaaaacGATGGTTTCAAAACTCCAACTTCTTTGGACCACAAGATTTCGGTGCCCTCTCAGTGCCCACCTGCACCGAGAAAAACCAAACCATCTCTGAAAAGAAAAGCATCTTGTTTCAACCACTGCAGACACCCACTTGATCTGTCAAAAGAGGTGTTCGAATTATTGTTCCCAACACAACAAAGCACCAAGAAAGTTCGAAGACAGGATCACCAATGA